The sequence below is a genomic window from uncultured Stenotrophomonas sp..
CTACCTGCCGTCCAGCCCGACCCTGTTCAACGCCGGCACCTGCCACGAGCAGCTGTCCTCGTGCTTCCTGCTGGATTCGCCGCAGGACTCGCTGGAATCCATCTACGCCAGGTACGGCGACATCGCGCAGCTGTCCAAGTTCAGCGGTGGCATCGGCGTGAGCTACAGCCGCGTGCGCTCGCGCGGCTCGCTGATCAAGTCCACCAACGGCCACTCCAACGGCATCGTGCCGTGGCTGAAGACGCTGGATTCGTCGGTGGCTGCCGTGAACCAGGGCGGAAAGCGCAAGGGCGCGGCCTGCGTGTACCTGGAAACCTGGCACGCCGACATCGAGGATTTCCTCGAACTGCGCGACAACGCCGGCGACGATGCGCGCCGCACCCACAACCTCAACCTCGCCAACTGGGTGCCGGACCTGTTCATGCAGCGGGTGGAGGCCGACCAGGAATGGTCGCTGTTCGACCCGCGCGTGGTGCCGGAATTCACCGACCTGTACGGCGAGGCGTTCGAGCGCGCCTACCTGCAGGCCGAAGCGCAGGGCAAAGCCGCGCGCACCATTCCCGCGCGCAAGCTGTACGCGCGGATGATGCGCACGCTGGCCGAGACCGGCAACGGCTGGATGACCTTCAAGGACAAGTGCAACAAGGCCAGCAACCAGACCCTGCGTGCCGGCAACGTGATCCACCTGTCCAACCTGTGCACCGAGATCCTGGAAGTCACCAGTGCCGAGGAAACGGCGGTGTGCAACCTCGGCTCGATCAACCTCGGCAACCACCTCGACGAGCACGGCGATTTCGATTTCGACAAGCTGGCCGAGACCGTGCGCCTTGCGGTGCGCCAGCTCGACCGGGTGATCGACCTGAACTTCTACCCGATCGAAACCGCACGCCGCGGCAACCTGCGCTGGCGCCCGGTGGGGCTGGGCTGCATGGGCCTGCAGGACGTGTTCTTCCGCCAGCGCCTGCCGTTCGACTCCGACGCCGCGCGCGCGCTGTCGGCGAAGATCGCCGAGGAAATCTATTTCCACGCGCTGGAGACCTCGTGCGAGCTGGCGCAGGAGCGTGGCAGGCATGCCTCGTTCGCCGATACCCGCGCGGCCAGCGGCGCCTTGCAGTTCGACGCCTGGAACGTGATGCCGGCCGACGCCGCGCGCTGGGATGCATTGCGCGAGCGCATCCAGCAGCACGGCCTGCGCAACTCGCTGATGATCGCCATCGCCCCGACTGCGACCATCGCCTCGATCGCCGGCTGCTACGAGTGCGTGGAGCCGCAGGTGTCCAACCTGTTCAAGCGCGAAACCCTGTCCGGCGACTTCCTGCAGATCAACCGCTATCTGGTCGGTGAGCTGAAGCAGCTCGGCCTGTGGACGGCGGAGATGCGCGATGCGATCAAGCTGGCCGACGGCTCGATCCAGAACATCGTGCAGATTCCCGAAGCGCTGCGCACGGTCTACCGCACGGTGTGGGAGTTGCCGATGCGCTCGCTGATCGACATGGCCGCCGCGCGCGGCGCCTTCATCGACCAGTCCGCCTCGCTCAACCTGTTCATGGAAAGCCCGAACATCGGCGCGCTGTCGTCGATGTACATGTACGCATGGAAGCAGGGCATCAAGACCTGCTACTACCTGCGCTCGCGCCCGGCCACCAGGATCGCCAAGACCACCGTGTCCAGCTACACCCCGGCGCAGGCCGTGGCCTGCTCGCTGGAAAACCCGGAGGCCTGCGAGGCATGCCAGTGAGGCAGGAGTGAGTGAAGAGGAGTGAGGAGTGAGAAAGAGCAACCGCAACGGCAATCGCTGGACCTTTCACCTTTCTCCTCTTCGCTTGCGTCGCATGCTTGTCAGCATGCGGCTGGACTCCTCGATCAGCCTGCGTGCGTCGCATGTCTGGTCAGTAGGAAACCAGTGCAGGTTTTCACACAGCGTCAGCAAGGTTTCCACCTCGGATAACGATCCATGCGCTATCGCAAGGAAATGGGCTTTCTCCGCGGAGGTCTCGCGGGTCCAGCCTTCAGCGATGTTGGCGGGGATGGAAACGGCGGCGCGAGTGAATTGACTGCGCATCCCGTAAATCTCTTCGCGCGGGAGCCTGGGCACCAGCCGATATATGGCTAGCGTCAGCTTCATTGCTTTCTGCCAGAGAACAGTTCGTTGGTAATGCATGCTTTTCCGGGGGGGCGAATCCGGCCTCAGCCTCACCTCCCGTGGAAGGCTAAACAATAAGGAATTTTCATATGCCCTTGTCAGCCGATACCGTTGCAGTGGCCACTCTCACTCCTCACTCCTCTTCACTCACTCCTCGTCTCCTCGATCCCGGTTTCGAACTGACCCTGCGCCCGATGCGCTACCCGCAGTTCTATGACATGTATCGAGATGCCATCAAGAACACCTGGACGGTGGACGAGATCAACTTCCAGATCGACATCACCGACCTGCACCACAAGATGTCGCCGGCCGACCGCCACCTGATCCACCGGCTGGTCGCGTTCTTCGCCACCGGCGATTCCATCGTCTCCAACAACTTGGTGCTGAACCTGTACCAGCACCTCAACGCGCCCGAGGCGCGCATGTACCTGTCGCGCCAGCTGTACGAGGAAGCGCTGCACGTGCAGTTCTACCTGACCCTGCTCGACAACTACCTGCCCGACCCGGAAGAGCGCTTCAAGGCCTTCGCCGCGGTGGAGAACATCGAGTCGATCAAGAAGAAGGCCGACTTCTGCTTCAAGTGGATCGACTCGATCCAGGGCCTGAAGCGCATCGAGACGCGCGAGCAGCGCCGCCAGTTCCTGCTCAACCAGATTTGCTTCGCCGCCTGCATCGAGGGCCTGTTCTTCTTCGCCGCCTTCGCCTACGTCTATTACTTCCGCTCGCGCGGGCTGCTGCCGGGGCTGGCCTCGGGCACCAACTGGGTGTTCCGCGACGAGAGCTGCCACATGGAGTTCGCCTTCGAGTGCGTGCGCACCATCCGCACCGAGGAACCGGACCTGTTTGATGTGCGGATGGAACAGCAGGTCCACGACATGCTGGAAGAGGCGATCGAATGCGAGGTGCAGTTCGCCGAGGATGTGCTCTCCGGCGGCGTGGCCGGCATCTCCACCCGTGACATGCGCCAATACCTGCAGCATTGCGCCGACAACCACTTCGTGAAGCTCGGCATGGGCAAGAAGTACAACGTGCGCAACCCGCTGCCGTTCATGGAACTGCAGGACGTGCAGGAGCTGACCAACTTCTTCGAGCGCCGCGTGTCGGCCTACCAGGTCGGCGTGCAGGGCGAGGTCGCCTTCGACATGAACTTCTGAGGCGAGCGGCCGCTGCGGGCTTGCCCCGCAGAGGCCTTCCCGACCATGCTGGTATGGGGCAAGCCCCGTACCTACACCCAGGTGAACACTGCCATGAGCGCCGCCGACACCACCGTCCCGCCCACCGAAGTCCGCATGGCGGAAATCGTCTTCCCCAACCACACCAACCACATGGGCACCCTGTTCGGTGGCCAGGCGCTGGCGTGGATGGACAAGGCCGCCTTCCTTGCCGCCGCCCGCTACTCGCGCCGCACGGTGGTGACCGCGCGCTCGGACCAGGTCGATTTCAAGCTGCCGATCCGGGTCGGGCAGATGGTGGAAACCATCGGCCGGGTGGTGCGGGTCGGCCGCAGCTCGATGCACGTGGAGGTGGAACTGGTCACCGAGGACCTGCTCAGCGGCGCGCGCCAACTGTGCACCAAGGGCACCTTCGTGATGATTGCGCTGGATGCCGAAGGCCACCCGACCGGGGTGCCGGTGCTGCCGCTGCCGCGGGATTGAACCGGGGTGCCGCTTCGGCCCGGCCGCCAAGACGCAGTGATCCACCGGCCCGGTTGATGTGCCGGCCGATGGACGCTGCAATGGCGCACCCCATTGCCGGACCCCCTCTTGCCGTGAGCCTGTTGTTCTCGCCGTTGCAGCTCGGCCCGTTGTCGCTGCCCAACCGCATCGTGATCGCGCCGATGTGCCAGTACGCGGCCGAGGACGGCCGCGCCAGCAGCTGGCACGACCAGCACCTGGGCATGCTGTCGCAGTCCGGCGCCGGCCTGCTGATCCTTGAAGCCACCGCGGTGGCACCGCGCGGGCGCATCAGCTGGGCCGACCTGGGGCTGTGGGACGACGCCACCGAGGTGGCCCTGGGCGAGGTGCTGGCCTCACTGCGGCGCTGGTCGGCCATGCCCATCGGCATCCAGCTGGCCCATGCCGGGCGCAAGGCCTCGACCGCGCGCCCGTGGGAGGGCGGTGCCGCCATCGCCGCGGACCAGCCGAATGGCTGGCAGGTGCTGGCGCCTTCGCCATTGCCGTTCAACGAAGGCGATCCCGTGCCGCAGGCACTGGACGCGGCCGCCATCGACGGCGTGGTGGAAGCGTTCGCCGGGGCCGCCCGGCGCGCGGCACGGCTGGGCCTGGAGCTGATCGAGATCCATGCCGCGCACGGCTACCTGCTGCACCAGTTCCTGTCACCGCTGAGCAACCACCGCGACGACGAATATGGCGGGTCGCTGGAAAACCGCATGCGGCTGCTGTTGCGGGTGTTCGACGCGGTACGCGCCGCAGTGCCGGCGGGCGTTGCGGTGGGCGTGCGAATCTCCGCCACCGACTGGGTGGAAGGCGGCTGGGACGTCGCGCAGAGCATCGCGCTGGCCGGGGCGCTGGACGCGCGTGGCAGCGATTTCATCCACGTTTCCAGCGGCGGGCTCGACCCGCGCCAGCAGATCCCGGTCGGCCCCGGCTACCAGGTGCCGCTGGCCGAGGCGATCAAGGCGCAGGTGCGCACG
It includes:
- a CDS encoding Ribonucleoside-diphosphate reductase subunit beta, yielding MPLSADTVAVATLTPHSSSLTPRLLDPGFELTLRPMRYPQFYDMYRDAIKNTWTVDEINFQIDITDLHHKMSPADRHLIHRLVAFFATGDSIVSNNLVLNLYQHLNAPEARMYLSRQLYEEALHVQFYLTLLDNYLPDPEERFKAFAAVENIESIKKKADFCFKWIDSIQGLKRIETREQRRQFLLNQICFAACIEGLFFFAAFAYVYYFRSRGLLPGLASGTNWVFRDESCHMEFAFECVRTIRTEEPDLFDVRMEQQVHDMLEEAIECEVQFAEDVLSGGVAGISTRDMRQYLQHCADNHFVKLGMGKKYNVRNPLPFMELQDVQELTNFFERRVSAYQVGVQGEVAFDMNF
- a CDS encoding Thioesterase superfamily protein, with the translated sequence MLVWGKPRTYTQVNTAMSAADTTVPPTEVRMAEIVFPNHTNHMGTLFGGQALAWMDKAAFLAAARYSRRTVVTARSDQVDFKLPIRVGQMVETIGRVVRVGRSSMHVEVELVTEDLLSGARQLCTKGTFVMIALDAEGHPTGVPVLPLPRD
- the rnr gene encoding Ribonucleoside-diphosphate reductase large subunit; the encoded protein is MSQTPTAEAVAATPAFDLTPPPTATAMSVAKRNGGTEPVDLNKIVRAIQRCCEGLHAVDPMRVATRTISGLYNGATTQELDELSIRTAALLIGEEPEYGRLAARLLANFIAKEVSGQEIHAFSQSVGRGHEVGLINDRLLGFVQTNARKLNDAIDLSLDFNFDYFGLRTLYDRYLLRHPHTRKVIETPQQFFLRIASALSEDVPEALALYQRLGSLDYLPSSPTLFNAGTCHEQLSSCFLLDSPQDSLESIYARYGDIAQLSKFSGGIGVSYSRVRSRGSLIKSTNGHSNGIVPWLKTLDSSVAAVNQGGKRKGAACVYLETWHADIEDFLELRDNAGDDARRTHNLNLANWVPDLFMQRVEADQEWSLFDPRVVPEFTDLYGEAFERAYLQAEAQGKAARTIPARKLYARMMRTLAETGNGWMTFKDKCNKASNQTLRAGNVIHLSNLCTEILEVTSAEETAVCNLGSINLGNHLDEHGDFDFDKLAETVRLAVRQLDRVIDLNFYPIETARRGNLRWRPVGLGCMGLQDVFFRQRLPFDSDAARALSAKIAEEIYFHALETSCELAQERGRHASFADTRAASGALQFDAWNVMPADAARWDALRERIQQHGLRNSLMIAIAPTATIASIAGCYECVEPQVSNLFKRETLSGDFLQINRYLVGELKQLGLWTAEMRDAIKLADGSIQNIVQIPEALRTVYRTVWELPMRSLIDMAAARGAFIDQSASLNLFMESPNIGALSSMYMYAWKQGIKTCYYLRSRPATRIAKTTVSSYTPAQAVACSLENPEACEACQ
- a CDS encoding conserved hypothetical protein (Evidence 4 : Homologs of previously reported genes of unknown function), which codes for MKLTLAIYRLVPRLPREEIYGMRSQFTRAAVSIPANIAEGWTRETSAEKAHFLAIAHGSLSEVETLLTLCENLHWFPTDQTCDARRLIEESSRMLTSMRRKRRGER
- the namA gene encoding NADPH dehydrogenase, with the protein product MAHPIAGPPLAVSLLFSPLQLGPLSLPNRIVIAPMCQYAAEDGRASSWHDQHLGMLSQSGAGLLILEATAVAPRGRISWADLGLWDDATEVALGEVLASLRRWSAMPIGIQLAHAGRKASTARPWEGGAAIAADQPNGWQVLAPSPLPFNEGDPVPQALDAAAIDGVVEAFAGAARRAARLGLELIEIHAAHGYLLHQFLSPLSNHRDDEYGGSLENRMRLLLRVFDAVRAAVPAGVAVGVRISATDWVEGGWDVAQSIALAGALDARGSDFIHVSSGGLDPRQQIPVGPGYQVPLAEAIKAQVRTPVIAVGLITEARQAEAILAEGRADAIGIARGILYDPRWPWHAAAELGARVEAAPRYRRCEPHGVRGLFA